The Candidatus Saccharimonadales bacterium genome contains the following window.
ATCAAGGGCTGGCTTATTAACCGTTAGCTGCTTTTGATAAAACTTAGCCGCTAGCTCCAGAACCTCGAGAGTCCGGCTCTTAAGCTTGCTATTACTAGAACTGCCGGCGGTCTTGTACTGGTCTAAATCAACGCCGGCTTTGCGAGCTAACATCTCGAGAGCGCCTTTAAAGTCTAGGCCTTCAACATCCATAACAAAGCTGAACATGTCGCCGCCTTTGCCGCTAGAAAAATCGTGCCAGATTTGCTTTTCGGGACTAACAATAAAGCTCGGAGTTTTCTCGTTAGTGAACGGACTCAAACCTTTAAAGTTGCGGCCGGCTCTGCGAAGCTGGACGTATTCGCTAATTACGTCCTCAATACTTAATCGGGATTTCACCTCTGAAGCTGCATCCATACTCTAATAGTAACGTATTGTATGTTTGTTCACAGTCAAAGCGGCTTTGTCTGCTATATTTGACGATAATATGAGCGAATTTAGGGCAGTTATTCTTGATTTAGATGGCACTGTTGTAGAGCCCACACCTAGCGCACTTCCATCGGAGCGGGTGGTAAATGCTGTTAAGAACACCGTGGAGAGCCAAACCAGAGTCAGCGTCGCCACTGGCCGTCCATATTGGATGGCTAAAAATATCATTAATCGTCTGGGCGTGGTTGATTTTTGCGCCATAAACGGCGGTGCCGAAGTTTACGACCCCGTCAAGGACGAGCGAGTATATTACACTAAAATCCCCAGACTTAGCCAGCGGGCCGTCGTGACAATTTGCCACAATATGGGAATTGACGTTTATGATGCAGAGAGTCAGGTGGTTGGGACGCCAATAGAAAGACCGTCGGCTGTTGACGAGAACAACGTTAAGTTGTTTATTTCCGGCTTGGAAGAGATTCGCGCTGATGAGCTCTTAGAAGAATTGCGGCCGATTGATGATGTTTTCCCTGTGAAGTCTACCTCGTGGTCGCCGGGTGAAGTTGTCGATATTCATATTACTCACAACTTGGCTACCAAGGAACAAACCGCCAAAGCAATTTTAGAAGCTTATGGGATTGACCCCGACCACAGCATAGGTATAGGCGACAGCTGTAACGATATGCCATTGTTTGCCGTAGTTGGCAGAAGCTTTGCAATGGGTAACTCGCATATTGACCTCAAAAATGTAGCCGACGATGTGACGGCCAGCCTCAAAGACGATGGCGTGGCTGTTGTTTTAGAAAAATTTTTTCCAACTCCAGCATCATCGTCAATAAAAACTCAGGCTTTTAGTATTCCTGCTTTTAGCCCCGGTCGCGTCCCAATAGCTTAGTCGGTAGTTCCCTGTTAGAATAGTGCTTATGCAACCGCAAAGCCCGAGCGGGCCGAACCCGCAGTTCGATTTCATGCTGAAAGATCAAGGTAAGCAGCGCCGCTCCTTACCATCGTTCAGCTTGCCTAAGCCCGTGCTTATTAGCGCCTGCACGGTAGTCGTAATTATTATCTTAGTTGTTTTATTTTCTTTGCTGTCGGGTTCTAAAAATAAAGATACCAATCAAATCACCAGCCTCATGGCCGAGGCCCAAGAGATATCACGGGCCAGCGGTTTAATTAACCAGCAATCCAAAGACGCCAATGTAACCGCTCTAGCTTCGACCGTCAGCACTACGCTTTCTAGCCAACAAGCACAACTTAGCAACTACCTTACCTCTACTGGACACAAAGTTGATGCCAAGCTTTTGAGTGCCGATCAGAACACCGGCACAGATACGCTTTTTCAGACAGCGGCTCAAAACAATAACTTGGCTTCTACTTATAATAATTACCTCAAACAGAACCTGGTCAACTATAAGACAATGCTGGCCAACGAATATAGTTCAACTCCGAGCAAGACTCTCAAAGATATTCTAAATAACGCTGCCGGTAGCGTTAACGCCATTTTAAGTTCTCTTAATTCTTAACTAGCTCGTAGGAGTGACGGATTAGGTCTTTGACCTCGTCATCGGCTAGTTGGCCGGTTAGAATAATGGTGTTCCAGTGCTTTTTATTTAGGTGGTAGCCCGACATCACGGTTTCATAACGTTCGCGCAGAATTTCAGCTAATTTAGGGTCGCACTTTAGGCTCAGACGCAAAGGGTCGCTGCCTTCGGCAATCAGCGCAAACATCTTATCGTTCAGCTTATAAACTGCCGTACCTTCGCCGAACGGATAGTCTAGCTTAGCGCCCGACAAACTTAAAATATAATCTTCTACCTCTTTATGGGTTTTCACACCTCAATTTTATCAGACCAAAAATTTGACAATTGCGCGCTTAAAGGCGTTAATTAAAGCAATAATTTAGTGTTTTGGGAGATTTAAGATGCGCGAGCGGCTTGTTAGGGTGGCTAAACAAACATCAAAAAGGTTCTTAACACTAACGGCGGCTACGATTATGGCCTTTTCTGGCCTGGCTTTGGCCAGTCCGATGTTCTTCACTGGCAACGTTGCGGCCGCTGGCGGCATCCTTTTGCTAAACGAGATTTTTCCCAGCCCGGATCTGAACAGTCAAAGTGAATGGGTAGAAGTTTATAACCCCGGCAGTACCAGTGTCAGCACCAGCGGCTGGAACATTTCTTCATCCGGCCACGATTTTAGCGGTAGTGGTAATGTAAGCAACAATTGTTCCGACACTGTTCCGGCCTACGGCTACTGTGTTTTTACTGATAACTCCCAGGTCAGTGCCCAGCAACTGCTCGCCAACGGCGGCGACACAGTTACGCTGACTAATGGGGTTAATAGCGACTCCGTAACCTACCCTTCTATAAGCAGTAGCTCTGATATGAGCTACGCTCGGACCGTGAACGGCGCAGGTAGCTGGACTTCGGCCTCTCCAAGCGAAGGAACCAGTAACGATCCTGCCGACAACTTGAGCGTCTGCGCCAGCAACTGTGACTATACGAGCATTGGCGCTGCTATCTCTGGCGCCCAAGCCGGCACGGACATCTACGTCGATCCAGGCACTTACCATGAGAACGTTAACGTTAATAAGGCCGTTACGCTTATGGGTGCGGGCGCAGATAGTACCACGATTGTAGCTACCGACGGCAATTCTTCGCCGCTAACCTTCAGCGGCAACGGCGCCACTGTCAGCGGCTTTACTATCACCCACGACTACACTGACTCTGAGCTGGCCGCCTGGAACTTTAACAATAACGGCGTGACTTTCGGCCAATTGACCCACGACAACACTCTTGAGAATTCAACAGTCACTCTTAACCGTAACGGTGTCTACCTGAACAATTCAGAAGATAACGTAGTGACCCGCAACACCATCACGAACAACCGGACCGGCGTTAACATGACCAACGATCTGGCCGGTACTCAGATAACCGACAATGTAATTTCGGATAACTGGACCGAGGGTTTGGTTACCTACGACTCGGGTATTGCCATCAACTATTCCAACGTCACCGTTAGCGGCAACACTTTTGATCAAAACTGGTACGAACAAATCACTGTCAAAAATACGAGTCTCTCCAGCGGCACTCTTGACGTTAGCGGCAACACTTTCAGCGACAGTCCGGTCACTTACACGACTTCTTCCAGCTCCAGCTTGGACGAGCCGGGATTTGCCGCTCAGCAGCCGGTAAGCCTAGGCGGTACGGCTACCAAGCCTGCTCAAAGTCTGCCTACCCTGCGCATCTTTAACGGCGGCAACGTCAGCCTAGGCTACAGTGGCAAGACTTTGAAGGTTGGCGCGGACGAACCTTACACCACTATTCAATCAGCCGTTAACGACGCTTCGGCCGGCGACACGATTGCCGTTGATGCCGGAACCTACAATGAGTCACCGACTATTAATAAGTCGCTGACCCTGACCGGCGCCCAAGCCGGCGTAGCTGGCTCTAGCCACAGCGGCAATGAATCAACGGTTAACCGTTTCTATGTCACTGCCGGCGGTGTTACCGTCAACGGTTTTAGCTTCAACGGCACCAGCACCAGCGGCCAGCTTCAGGTCTTGTCGGCCTCTACTTTGTCAGGAATTGTCGTCGAGAATAATGTCTTCAGCGGATATAGCAATGTTGCTCTGCCAACCAATGGTGCCGGTAATATTGTAATTAAGCAAAACCTGTTCACCTCTCCGGGCGCTCCAGCTGAGGCTATCCAGATCAAGCCATACAGCAACCAGAACGTCATTAATCAGCACGACTGTAACGGCACCCAGGTCTTAAACAACGTATTTACCAACGCCACAACCAACGGCGCGGCCGATATCAACTTTTCCTGCACCGGCAGTAATTCGTCTAATGTTACCGTGTCGGGCAATACCAGCACTAACCCAACCGACCCTAACGGCCCGAACATGGTAGCCTTCTCGGGTGTCACGGACGGGATTGTGGTAAGCAACAACACGGCAAGCACCAGCGGTTCACAAGTACTCTTCTTCGGCAGCGTCAGCGGCACGGCTTCGATTACCGGCAATACCTTCACGAATGGTGGCGGGAAGGCCGTTTCCATCCATGGCGGCGACCATTATGCCGGCGTAAATGACAGCTCCAACACTGGTACGTTTACAATTACGGGCAATACCTTCAGCGGCAACGCTTACGGCGTATACGTACAAAGTGGCTCCCTCAGCGGCAGTGGTTCAGTCGACGCCTCACACAACTACTGGGGCACGGCCGTAGCTTCAACCATAGAAGGCGAGAACACCAGCGGTGTCACCGTTTCGCCATACTATGTTGATCACTTAAACGGCACTTTAAGTTCGGTAGTGCCTACCACGGTTTACGTTAACCAAACCGGTCACATCCCCGGCTACGACGAATTCTCTACCATCAGCGAAGCCGTCAATGCTGTCGCCAGCGGCGGTACCGTCAACGTCGGCGCCGGCAACTACACTGAAAGTTCACTTACACTTGCTAAGCCGCTGAACCTGTTCGGACCAAACAAGGACGCTAATCCGAATACCGACACCCGCGTCAGCGAAGCGACAGTGACCGGCCACATCCTGGTCACTTCCAGCAATGTTGAAATCAAAGGTCTAACTCTTACCGATCCAAACTATTCTGGCGTCAGTATTGAAGCCGTCCAGGTCTACGGTTCCGGTTCGCTAGTTAGCAACGTGACTGTCCAAAACAACATTTTTACCAGCATTGAAAACAGCGCGGCTCACGGCGCTTACGGCGTCATGGTTCAGGGCAACGTCAAGACTATCGAGGTCTACGCCAACAAATTTAGCGGCATCAACGCTACTACTAGCGGCGGCTGGGCCCACGCTATCGAAGTTTCTCCCACCAGCTCCAATGGCAGCATTCCGCAAGATGTTAGGGTTATTGGCAACAGCTTCTCGAACATTACCAACGTTGGTAATTCGGATGCTTACGCCTTCAGCGTCGATAGTACTACCTACGGCGGCCAAACAGTTTACGCTGATGCCTCGCAGATTCTACCGTTTGCCGGCAACAGCCTGGCTGGCCTAAAGGTTCGCAACCTTGACCCCAACCATACCTTAGATCTAACCGACAACTGGTGGGGCAATGTCTTGGGCGCTAGCAGCAGCCAATACAGCGGCGCCGTCGATGTATCGAGCTGGTGCACAGACAGCACCTGTACTTCCGACCAATCGGCCTCAAGCGGCACTACTACATTGCCGTCAGGTTCACTTGGCACGCCAACCACTTCCGGCAACACTTCCAGCCTTACACTGCCTTCAACCAACGACGTAACAGCTTCTACTACGACTTCTAGCGGCACGGTTCAAGTTACAATTCCAGCCGGTATCACTATTAGCGCTCCGGCTAGCAGTAACTGGGATGGCACTATTACCGCCCCGACCGTCACAACTGTTCAACTGGGTTCTACTAAAACTGTCTCGCTAGCCATCCAAGTTGGCGCTTCTGGAGTAGATTTGACATTCGATAAGGCCGTTCGCTTGGTTCTGCCCGGCCAGGCTGGCCAATCAGTCGGCTTTGTTAACGCCGAAGGCGTCTTTAGCACCATCGACGCTTGTGTAGCTGGCGACGACCAGAACGCTCAGGACACAGCCTTACTCGCGGGCGGTGATTGTTATCTGACTTCCGGCAGCGACTTAGTAGTTTGGACCAAGCACTTCACTACCTTTGTTGCCTATACGCCTGCACCGCAGAGTTCTAACGGCAACTCTTCTAGTGCCACAACCACTTCCGCCTCAACCACTGGCTCCCAAGCCAGCAATGGCTCTGGTGCCGGCGAAGTGCAAGGACAAAATACCTCAGCTACCAGCGGCAAAACTTCAAGCACCAACGTTAAGACACCAGCTGCCAACGCTAGCCAGCCTAAGGTTGCCGCCAAAGAAGCCGGCGGCATCCGCTGGTATTGGTGGGTCATCGTTGCCCTAGTTGCTCTAGCAGCTATCGGCTTTGGTGTTTACCGTTACGCCGACGGCACTGACAAAAATTAACACACCCTAAAAATGAATAAACTCCGGAGTTAGTATCTCCGGAGTTTATTTTTATGCTACCTATGATTAGGCTTTGGAGCGCGCGGCCGCTAGGGTGTCAGCGTACCACTTTAGTGTCTGGCTTTGGGCCCTTAGGCTGACTTGCGGACCATAGGGCTTGTCGCGCAGCTCTTCTTTTAGTACGCCCTCTTCGTCAATAGCGTCACCAACTCGGTCGCTAAAGAATACGGCCTGCGGGATACTCACGGCGCCAACCCCCGGCAAGGCCATGCGTAAGTTGGCTACCGCTTGTGCGCCACCGGCGGAACCGTGGGCTACCAAGGCTACTGGCTTATTCTCCATTTGATAGTCAAGAAAATCTAAGGCGTTCTTTAGAACCGCTGATGTTGAGCGGTTGTATTCTGGTGTTACTAAAACGTATCCGTCGAATTCTGCTATCTTGTCCAGCCACGTCTTAACCTCCGGCTTCGGTTGGCGTTCTGGGTTATACCGAGGACTTACTGCCTCGTCAAAAAAAGGCAGCGGATAATCTCTGAGGTCAAGGGTCTCAACTTTAGCTATTTTAGAAACTTCCTTGGCTACCCAAGCGGCTAACTTATCTGTTTGGCGGCCTTCACGAGTACTACCAACAATTACGGCAATTTTTGTCATTTATTCTCCTTGGTTTGGTGCTATACTTTTTATAGTTAAATATTAAATCCATTACTATATTTTGTAAAGTATGAAAAGTTTATCAAGAACCAAATCTCTCGAACCTCACGCCGGCTGTATTGCCAGCGCCATGGAGATAATTGGTAACAAGTGGACTGCTTTGATTTTGAGAGACCTAGCCAGCGGCTCAAAGCGCTTCAGCGAACTCGAGAAATCCGTTGGCAAAATTAATCCCCGCACTCTTTCTCAGCGACTAGACGACCTCGAGGTGCATAAAATTGTCACTAAAAAATCTTATGCCGAGGTTCCGCCACGAATTGAATATACGCTGACCAAAAAAGGTGAGGATCTGGTGCCGGTTCTAGAGCAAATGGCCGCGTGGGGCACGCGCTACTACCACGCCGGCTAGTTCTTAGGTTTAAATTCTAAACTGGCCGAATTTATACAATAATGCTGGCCACTTGGGCTGCTAGAATCGTCAAATAAGTGCCCAAGGTGACTGCCGCAATTAGCGCAAATAACCTCGGTACGATGCATGCCATGACTACTATCTTCTAGCAGTTTAACAGCATCACTTCGGACCACGTCGGCAAAGCTTGGCCACCCAGCTAACCCTGGAATATCCGACTCATACTTGGATTCGCTACTAAACAGCTCGGCACCGCAAACCGGGCAGACATACATCCCTTTTTCTTCATTGTTCAAAAGTTCGCCGCTGAACGGTGCTTCCGTACCCTTCTCCCTCAGGATGTGGTACTGTTCCGGTGTTAACCTTTTTTTAATCTCTTCTTCACTAAGTTGGGCCATCTACATCCTTTCTGGAGCTTCAATACCCAGTAAGTTTAGTCCGCCTTTTAGAGTTTGGCTGTAAAGTTCCACCAATTTTAGGCGCACCTCTTCGCGCGGATCATCAATGATCCGGCTTTTTTCATAAAAACTATTAAATTCCTGAGCTAGCTCATAAAGATAAGTACAAACGTGGTGCGGCATCAGCTCTTC
Protein-coding sequences here:
- a CDS encoding MmcQ/YjbR family DNA-binding protein; this encodes MKTHKEVEDYILSLSGAKLDYPFGEGTAVYKLNDKMFALIAEGSDPLRLSLKCDPKLAEILRERYETVMSGYHLNKKHWNTIILTGQLADDEVKDLIRHSYELVKN
- a CDS encoding NAD(P)H-dependent oxidoreductase → MTKIAVIVGSTREGRQTDKLAAWVAKEVSKIAKVETLDLRDYPLPFFDEAVSPRYNPERQPKPEVKTWLDKIAEFDGYVLVTPEYNRSTSAVLKNALDFLDYQMENKPVALVAHGSAGGAQAVANLRMALPGVGAVSIPQAVFFSDRVGDAIDEEGVLKEELRDKPYGPQVSLRAQSQTLKWYADTLAAARSKA
- the msrB gene encoding peptide-methionine (R)-S-oxide reductase MsrB is translated as MAQLSEEEIKKRLTPEQYHILREKGTEAPFSGELLNNEEKGMYVCPVCGAELFSSESKYESDIPGLAGWPSFADVVRSDAVKLLEDSSHGMHRTEVICANCGSHLGHLFDDSSSPSGQHYCINSASLEFKPKN
- a CDS encoding HAD family hydrolase, translating into MSEFRAVILDLDGTVVEPTPSALPSERVVNAVKNTVESQTRVSVATGRPYWMAKNIINRLGVVDFCAINGGAEVYDPVKDERVYYTKIPRLSQRAVVTICHNMGIDVYDAESQVVGTPIERPSAVDENNVKLFISGLEEIRADELLEELRPIDDVFPVKSTSWSPGEVVDIHITHNLATKEQTAKAILEAYGIDPDHSIGIGDSCNDMPLFAVVGRSFAMGNSHIDLKNVADDVTASLKDDGVAVVLEKFFPTPASSSIKTQAFSIPAFSPGRVPIA
- a CDS encoding helix-turn-helix domain-containing protein — encoded protein: MKSLSRTKSLEPHAGCIASAMEIIGNKWTALILRDLASGSKRFSELEKSVGKINPRTLSQRLDDLEVHKIVTKKSYAEVPPRIEYTLTKKGEDLVPVLEQMAAWGTRYYHAG
- a CDS encoding right-handed parallel beta-helix repeat-containing protein → MRERLVRVAKQTSKRFLTLTAATIMAFSGLALASPMFFTGNVAAAGGILLLNEIFPSPDLNSQSEWVEVYNPGSTSVSTSGWNISSSGHDFSGSGNVSNNCSDTVPAYGYCVFTDNSQVSAQQLLANGGDTVTLTNGVNSDSVTYPSISSSSDMSYARTVNGAGSWTSASPSEGTSNDPADNLSVCASNCDYTSIGAAISGAQAGTDIYVDPGTYHENVNVNKAVTLMGAGADSTTIVATDGNSSPLTFSGNGATVSGFTITHDYTDSELAAWNFNNNGVTFGQLTHDNTLENSTVTLNRNGVYLNNSEDNVVTRNTITNNRTGVNMTNDLAGTQITDNVISDNWTEGLVTYDSGIAINYSNVTVSGNTFDQNWYEQITVKNTSLSSGTLDVSGNTFSDSPVTYTTSSSSSLDEPGFAAQQPVSLGGTATKPAQSLPTLRIFNGGNVSLGYSGKTLKVGADEPYTTIQSAVNDASAGDTIAVDAGTYNESPTINKSLTLTGAQAGVAGSSHSGNESTVNRFYVTAGGVTVNGFSFNGTSTSGQLQVLSASTLSGIVVENNVFSGYSNVALPTNGAGNIVIKQNLFTSPGAPAEAIQIKPYSNQNVINQHDCNGTQVLNNVFTNATTNGAADINFSCTGSNSSNVTVSGNTSTNPTDPNGPNMVAFSGVTDGIVVSNNTASTSGSQVLFFGSVSGTASITGNTFTNGGGKAVSIHGGDHYAGVNDSSNTGTFTITGNTFSGNAYGVYVQSGSLSGSGSVDASHNYWGTAVASTIEGENTSGVTVSPYYVDHLNGTLSSVVPTTVYVNQTGHIPGYDEFSTISEAVNAVASGGTVNVGAGNYTESSLTLAKPLNLFGPNKDANPNTDTRVSEATVTGHILVTSSNVEIKGLTLTDPNYSGVSIEAVQVYGSGSLVSNVTVQNNIFTSIENSAAHGAYGVMVQGNVKTIEVYANKFSGINATTSGGWAHAIEVSPTSSNGSIPQDVRVIGNSFSNITNVGNSDAYAFSVDSTTYGGQTVYADASQILPFAGNSLAGLKVRNLDPNHTLDLTDNWWGNVLGASSSQYSGAVDVSSWCTDSTCTSDQSASSGTTTLPSGSLGTPTTSGNTSSLTLPSTNDVTASTTTSSGTVQVTIPAGITISAPASSNWDGTITAPTVTTVQLGSTKTVSLAIQVGASGVDLTFDKAVRLVLPGQAGQSVGFVNAEGVFSTIDACVAGDDQNAQDTALLAGGDCYLTSGSDLVVWTKHFTTFVAYTPAPQSSNGNSSSATTTSASTTGSQASNGSGAGEVQGQNTSATSGKTSSTNVKTPAANASQPKVAAKEAGGIRWYWWVIVALVALAAIGFGVYRYADGTDKN